A stretch of DNA from Bacteroidales bacterium:
GCGTTACGCCGCTTTTGGGATCCACAATAGCATTGCTTTCTCCCGCCAACCGGTTAAATAAAGTTGATTTCCCAACATTAGGTCTTCCAACTATTGCTAAAATATTTGCCATTTCTTAATATTTTCTTGTTTGACATACTGATAACTGTTCACTGTTAACTGATAACTGCTACAATTCATACCCAAACTTCTTTAAGGTTATTTCATTATCTCTCCAGTTTTCACTTACTTTAACGCTCATATCCAAAAAAATATGTTTTTTAAAAAAAGCTTCAATATCCTTTCTTGCCTCTATCCCAAGACGTTTAATCGCCCGGCCCTTATGCCCGAGTAAAATTGCTTTCTGGCTTTCCCGGGCTACAAAAATTGTTGCCACAATACGAATTATCTCTTTTTCCTCTTTAAAAGCTTCAATAACAACTTCCGAACAATATGGTATTTCTTTTGAATACAATAAAAAAATTTTTTCTCTGATTATTTCGGAAACAAAAAATCTTAATGGTTTGTCGGTTAGTTCGTCTTGCGCGTAATAAGGCGGTGATTCAGGCAAAAAACTAATGATAGTATCCATTACCAGATTCAGGTTTGTTTTTTTTAATGCTGAAATTGGTATGAAAACTGTGTTGTTAAAAATGCCATCCCATTTTTGTTTTGTTAATGCTATGGTTTCGTCTTTAGCATTATCAATTTTATTGATTA
This window harbors:
- the era gene encoding GTPase Era, coding for MAHRAGFVNIIGNPNVGKSTLMNALTGEPLTVITPKAQTTRHRIIGIINGNDYQVVFSDTPGILNPKYKLHKALMKQVFDALGDADVFLYVIEPGEPLPENKDIIKQINVSDIPVILLINKIDNAKDETIALTKQKWDGIFNNTVFIPISALKKTNLNLVMDTIISFLPESPPYYAQDELTDKPLRFFVSEIIREKIFLLYSKEIPYCSEVVIEAFKEEKEIIRIVATIFVARESQKAILLGHKGRAIKRLGIEARKDIEAFFKKHIFLDMSVKVSENWRDNEITLKKFGYEL